The following are from one region of the Populus trichocarpa isolate Nisqually-1 chromosome 8, P.trichocarpa_v4.1, whole genome shotgun sequence genome:
- the LOC7497774 gene encoding uncharacterized protein LOC7497774 isoform X4: MYVPGLSSCFDGKSSRNSADSDFEQRLQAVRRSALEQKKTEAIKEFGPIDYDEPVKTENKTIGLGTKIGVGVAVLVFGLVFALGDFLPSGSDGPTEEATVVNKKLSEEEQNTLRARLKQYELTLSTAPKDSIALEGAAVTLAELGEYTRAASLLQDLAKEKPGDPDVFRLLGEIKYELKDYDGSAAAYRISAAVSKNVDFEVLRGHANALLAAKKPDEAVQVLLASRAKLNSGKSSSVDIKVDGNGMEIESQEVDPIQVDLLLGKAYSDWGHVSDAVSVYDQLISSHPDDFRGYLAKGIILKENGNVGDAERMFIQARFFAPEKAKVLVDRYARK; the protein is encoded by the exons ATGTATGTTCCTGGTTTAAGTTCTTGTTTTGATGGAAAGTCCAGCAGGAATTCTGCGGACAGTGATTTTGAGCAACGGCTTCAAGCAGTTAGAAG GTCAGCACTTGAACAGAAAAAGACAGAAGCAATTAAAGAGTTTGGACCCATTGACTATGATGAACCAGTTAAAACTGAAAACAAGACAATTGGACTTGGAACTAAG ATTGGAGTAGGAGTAGCTGTTCTGGTCTTTGGCTTGGTTTTTGCTCTTGGAGACTTTCTTCCTTCAGGAAG TGATGGTCCAACAGAAGAAGCTACAGTAGTCAATAAAAAGCTATCAGAAGAAGAGCAGAATACTCTTCGG GCTAGGTTGAAACAATATGAATTGACACTCAGCACTGCCCCTAAGGATTCAATTGCACTTGAA GGAGCTGCAGTAACATTGGCTGAATTAGGAGAATATACTCGGGCTGCCTCTCTGCTTCAGGACTTGGCAAAG GAGAAACCAGGCGATCCTGATGTTTTTCGTTTGCTTGGAGAAATTAAATATGAACTCAAAGATTATGATGGGAGTGCTGCTGCATATAGGATTTCTGCAGCG GTATCaaaaaatgttgattttgaagTTCTGCGTGGTCATGCTAATGCATTGCTTGCTGCTAAGAAACCAGATGAG GCTGTTCAAGTCCTCTTGGCTTCTCGTGCTAAGCTAAATTCTGGAAAATCAAGCAGTGTTGATATTAAGGTCGATGGGAATGGTATGGAAATTGAATCACAGGAGGTGGACCCTATTCAA GTTGACTTGCTTCTTGGGAAGGCTTATTCAGATTGGGGACATGTAAGTGATGCCGTGTCAGTTTATGATCAGCTTATTTCTAGTCACCCTGATGACTTCCGTGGTTACCTGGCAAAG GgaattatattaaaagaaaacggGAATGTTGGAGATGCAGAGAGGATGTTTATCCAG GCACGATTTTTTGCACCGGAGAAGGCCAAGGTGCTCGTTGATCGTTATGCAAGAAAGTGA
- the LOC7497773 gene encoding pentatricopeptide repeat-containing protein At5g08510: MQSRLEEGEENKVQMLVDEKGVNIPTTGTGTDLTRTSSPSTCTTATATCTTTSSRALQQRLFSLLQRKQQPTLKHVTQIHAQILINGFSRTKNFLLVHLLSFYSNSSAHHLLSAHYVFKDIQSPSTILWNQMIRAHARSQTPAKSIQFFNQMLLTDSRPDAHTYSFLLAACTSSLSLREGQQVHSKVLTNGYYSSNVFLMSKLVNFYAAVVGGEGAALASARKVFDDMSERNVVCWNSMLAGYMRRGNLDGARRIFYEMPERNVVSWTTMISGYAKNGKCKQALNLFDQMRKAGVELDQVVLLAALTACAELGDLKMGMWIHSYIQDTFVGSNQRVLVSLNNALIHMYASCGMIDEAYEVFRWMPERSAVSWTSLITAFAKQGYAQAVLEIFRSMQRLGTSEARPDGITFIGVLCACSHAGLVDEGRQLFKDMIQRWGIKPRIEHYGCMVDLLSRAGFLDEAQELIATMPVKPNNAVWGALLGGCRFYRNAELASLVSQKLVAEPDPDKAAGYLSLLAQVYASAEKWQDVATVRQKMVAMGVKKPAGQSWVQINEVVHDSVSVDKTHKNTSSIYEMLGKIHQASKVERL; this comes from the coding sequence ATGCAATCTCGTTTAGAAGAAGGGGAAGAGAACAAGGTACAGATGTTAGTTGATGAAAAAGGAGTCAATATTCCCACCACCGGCACCGGCACCGACTTGACAAGAACTTCTTCCCCTTCCACTTGTACTACTGCTACTGCTACTTGCACTACTACATCTTCGAGAGCTCTACAGCAACGCTTATTCTCTCTAttacaaagaaaacaacaacCAACCCTTAAACATGTCACTCAGATTCATGCCCAGATTCTCATCAACGGCTTTTCCCGCACTAAAAACTTCCTTCTTGTACACCTTCTCTCCTTCTACAGCAACTCCTCTGCTCACCATCTCCTCTCTGCCCACTATGTCTTTAAAGATATTCAAAGCCCCAGCACTATCCTCTGGAACCAGATGATTAGGGCTCATGCTCGGAGCCAAACCCCTGCCAAATCTATTCAGTTCTTCAATCAAATGTTGCTCACCGATTCCCGCCCTGATGCCCACACCTATTCCTTTCTTTTGGCTGCTTGTACGTCTTCTTTGTCTTTGAGGGAGGGACAGCAGGTTCACTCCAAAGTATTGACTAATGGCTATTATTCCTCAAATGTCTTTCTCATGTCCAAGTTGGTTAATTTCTATGCTGCTGTTGTTGGTGGCGAAGGCGCTGCTCTTGCATCCGCACGCAAAGTGTTTGATGATATGTCTGAAAGAAATGTTGTCTGCTGGAATTCCATGCTCGCGGGGTATATGAGGCGTGGAAATCTTGACGGGGCAAGGAGGATTTTTTATGAGATGCCAGAGAGGAACGTCGTCTCGTGGACTACTATGATTTCAGGGTATGCGAAAAATGGCAAGTGCAAGCAGGCATTGAATTTGTTCGATCAAATGAGGAAAGCCGGAGTGGAATTGGACCAGGTGGTATTATTGGCAGCCTTGACAGCGTGTGCAGAACTGGGGGATTTAAAAATGGGGATGTGGATTCACTCGTATATCCAAGATACCTTTGTTGGGTCAAACCAGCGAGTGTTGGTTTCTTTGAACAATGCACTTATACACATGTATGCTAGCTGCGGTATGATTGATGAAGCTTATGAAGTATTTAGGTGGATGCCAGAGAGAAGTGCGGTTTCCTGGACAAGCTTGATCACTGCTTTTGCAAAACAGGGCTATGCGCAAGCAGTTCTTGAAATATTTCGCTCGATGCAAAGATTGGGCACTTCGGAAGCAAGGCCCGATGGCATAACCTTTATTGGGGTTCTCTGTGCGTGCAGTCATGCTGGACTTGTTGACGAGGGCCGTCAACTCTTCAAGGACATGATTCAGCGTTGGGGTATTAAGCCTAGGATTGAGCACTATGGGTGCATGGTTGATTTATTGAGTCGTGCTGGTTTCTTGGATGAGGCACAAGAACTCATTGCGACCATGCCTGTAAAACCAAATAATGCTGTTTGGGGTGCTCTCCTTGGTGGTTGCAGGTTTTATCGCAATGCTGAGCTTGCTTCTCTCGTGTCTCAAAAATTGGTTGCGGAACCTGACCCTGACAAAGCTGCTGGTTATCTTTCTCTTTTGGCACAAGTGTATGCGTCTGCTGAAAAGTGGCAGGATGTTGCTACTGTGAGACAGAAGATGGTCGCGATGGGTGTGAAAAAGCCTGCTGGTCAAAGCTGGGTTCAAATAAATGAGGTGGTTCATGATTCTGTGTCAGTTGATAAGACTCATAAAAATACATCTTCAATTTATGAGATGCTTGGAAAAATCCACCAGGCAAGCAAAGTTGAAAGGCTATAA
- the LOC7497774 gene encoding uncharacterized protein LOC7497774 isoform X1 translates to MAIAAAAAATMITSSSKFLRFGVQCSDNSSPRRGFGSKSDNNTNNKKVRSSSSREEKGMALQQRKSTTKQSGASLPSQAPGLSSRFDGKSSRNSADTDFEERLQAVRRSALEQKKTEAIKEFGPIDYDEPVKTENKTIGLGTKIGVGVAVLVFGLVFALGDFLPSGSDGPTEEATVVNKKLSEEEQNTLRARLKQYELTLSTAPKDSIALEGAAVTLAELGEYTRAASLLQDLAKEKPGDPDVFRLLGEIKYELKDYDGSAAAYRISAAVSKNVDFEVLRGHANALLAAKKPDEAVQVLLASRAKLNSGKSSSVDIKVDGNGMEIESQEVDPIQVDLLLGKAYSDWGHVSDAVSVYDQLISSHPDDFRGYLAKGIILKENGNVGDAERMFIQARFFAPEKAKVLVDRYARK, encoded by the exons ATGGCGATAGCGGCGGCGGCGGCAGCCACAATGATCACAAGTAGCAGTAAGTTTTTGAGGTTCGGAGTTCAATGCTCTGATAATTCTAGCCCAAGGCGTGGTTTTGGTTCCAAATCTGACAACAACACCAACAACAAA AAAGTGCGCAGCAGCAGCTCAAGGGAGGAAAAGGGTATGGCGTTACAACAAAG AAAATCAACTACTAAACAATCTGGTGCCTCGTTACCTTCTC AGGCACCTGGTTTAAGTTCTCGTTTTGATGGAAAGTCTAGCAGGAATTCTGCAGACACTGATTTTGAGGAACGGCTGCAAGCAGTTAGAAG GTCAGCACTTGAACAGAAAAAGACAGAAGCAATTAAAGAGTTTGGACCCATTGACTATGATGAACCAGTTAAAACTGAAAACAAGACAATTGGACTTGGAACTAAG ATTGGAGTAGGAGTAGCTGTTCTGGTCTTTGGCTTGGTTTTTGCTCTTGGAGACTTTCTTCCTTCAGGAAG TGATGGTCCAACAGAAGAAGCTACAGTAGTCAATAAAAAGCTATCAGAAGAAGAGCAGAATACTCTTCGG GCTAGGTTGAAACAATATGAATTGACACTCAGCACTGCCCCTAAGGATTCAATTGCACTTGAA GGAGCTGCAGTAACATTGGCTGAATTAGGAGAATATACTCGGGCTGCCTCTCTGCTTCAGGACTTGGCAAAG GAGAAACCAGGCGATCCTGATGTTTTTCGTTTGCTTGGAGAAATTAAATATGAACTCAAAGATTATGATGGGAGTGCTGCTGCATATAGGATTTCTGCAGCG GTATCaaaaaatgttgattttgaagTTCTGCGTGGTCATGCTAATGCATTGCTTGCTGCTAAGAAACCAGATGAG GCTGTTCAAGTCCTCTTGGCTTCTCGTGCTAAGCTAAATTCTGGAAAATCAAGCAGTGTTGATATTAAGGTCGATGGGAATGGTATGGAAATTGAATCACAGGAGGTGGACCCTATTCAA GTTGACTTGCTTCTTGGGAAGGCTTATTCAGATTGGGGACATGTAAGTGATGCCGTGTCAGTTTATGATCAGCTTATTTCTAGTCACCCTGATGACTTCCGTGGTTACCTGGCAAAG GgaattatattaaaagaaaacggGAATGTTGGAGATGCAGAGAGGATGTTTATCCAG GCACGATTTTTTGCACCGGAGAAGGCCAAGGTGCTCGTTGATCGTTATGCAAGAAAGTGA
- the LOC7497774 gene encoding uncharacterized protein LOC7497774 isoform X3: MAIAAAAAATMITSSSKFLRFGVQCSDNSSPRRGFGSKSDNNTNNKKVRSSSSREEKEAPGLSSRFDGKSSRNSADTDFEERLQAVRRSALEQKKTEAIKEFGPIDYDEPVKTENKTIGLGTKIGVGVAVLVFGLVFALGDFLPSGSDGPTEEATVVNKKLSEEEQNTLRARLKQYELTLSTAPKDSIALEGAAVTLAELGEYTRAASLLQDLAKEKPGDPDVFRLLGEIKYELKDYDGSAAAYRISAAVSKNVDFEVLRGHANALLAAKKPDEAVQVLLASRAKLNSGKSSSVDIKVDGNGMEIESQEVDPIQVDLLLGKAYSDWGHVSDAVSVYDQLISSHPDDFRGYLAKGIILKENGNVGDAERMFIQARFFAPEKAKVLVDRYARK, encoded by the exons ATGGCGATAGCGGCGGCGGCGGCAGCCACAATGATCACAAGTAGCAGTAAGTTTTTGAGGTTCGGAGTTCAATGCTCTGATAATTCTAGCCCAAGGCGTGGTTTTGGTTCCAAATCTGACAACAACACCAACAACAAA AAAGTGCGCAGCAGCAGCTCAAGGGAGGAAAAGG AGGCACCTGGTTTAAGTTCTCGTTTTGATGGAAAGTCTAGCAGGAATTCTGCAGACACTGATTTTGAGGAACGGCTGCAAGCAGTTAGAAG GTCAGCACTTGAACAGAAAAAGACAGAAGCAATTAAAGAGTTTGGACCCATTGACTATGATGAACCAGTTAAAACTGAAAACAAGACAATTGGACTTGGAACTAAG ATTGGAGTAGGAGTAGCTGTTCTGGTCTTTGGCTTGGTTTTTGCTCTTGGAGACTTTCTTCCTTCAGGAAG TGATGGTCCAACAGAAGAAGCTACAGTAGTCAATAAAAAGCTATCAGAAGAAGAGCAGAATACTCTTCGG GCTAGGTTGAAACAATATGAATTGACACTCAGCACTGCCCCTAAGGATTCAATTGCACTTGAA GGAGCTGCAGTAACATTGGCTGAATTAGGAGAATATACTCGGGCTGCCTCTCTGCTTCAGGACTTGGCAAAG GAGAAACCAGGCGATCCTGATGTTTTTCGTTTGCTTGGAGAAATTAAATATGAACTCAAAGATTATGATGGGAGTGCTGCTGCATATAGGATTTCTGCAGCG GTATCaaaaaatgttgattttgaagTTCTGCGTGGTCATGCTAATGCATTGCTTGCTGCTAAGAAACCAGATGAG GCTGTTCAAGTCCTCTTGGCTTCTCGTGCTAAGCTAAATTCTGGAAAATCAAGCAGTGTTGATATTAAGGTCGATGGGAATGGTATGGAAATTGAATCACAGGAGGTGGACCCTATTCAA GTTGACTTGCTTCTTGGGAAGGCTTATTCAGATTGGGGACATGTAAGTGATGCCGTGTCAGTTTATGATCAGCTTATTTCTAGTCACCCTGATGACTTCCGTGGTTACCTGGCAAAG GgaattatattaaaagaaaacggGAATGTTGGAGATGCAGAGAGGATGTTTATCCAG GCACGATTTTTTGCACCGGAGAAGGCCAAGGTGCTCGTTGATCGTTATGCAAGAAAGTGA
- the LOC7497774 gene encoding uncharacterized protein LOC7497774 isoform X2 — MAIAAAAAATMITSSSKFLRFGVQCSDNSSPRRGFGSKSDNNTNNKKVRSSSSREEKGMALQQRKSTTKQSEAPGLSSRFDGKSSRNSADTDFEERLQAVRRSALEQKKTEAIKEFGPIDYDEPVKTENKTIGLGTKIGVGVAVLVFGLVFALGDFLPSGSDGPTEEATVVNKKLSEEEQNTLRARLKQYELTLSTAPKDSIALEGAAVTLAELGEYTRAASLLQDLAKEKPGDPDVFRLLGEIKYELKDYDGSAAAYRISAAVSKNVDFEVLRGHANALLAAKKPDEAVQVLLASRAKLNSGKSSSVDIKVDGNGMEIESQEVDPIQVDLLLGKAYSDWGHVSDAVSVYDQLISSHPDDFRGYLAKGIILKENGNVGDAERMFIQARFFAPEKAKVLVDRYARK, encoded by the exons ATGGCGATAGCGGCGGCGGCGGCAGCCACAATGATCACAAGTAGCAGTAAGTTTTTGAGGTTCGGAGTTCAATGCTCTGATAATTCTAGCCCAAGGCGTGGTTTTGGTTCCAAATCTGACAACAACACCAACAACAAA AAAGTGCGCAGCAGCAGCTCAAGGGAGGAAAAGGGTATGGCGTTACAACAAAG AAAATCAACTACTAAACAATCTG AGGCACCTGGTTTAAGTTCTCGTTTTGATGGAAAGTCTAGCAGGAATTCTGCAGACACTGATTTTGAGGAACGGCTGCAAGCAGTTAGAAG GTCAGCACTTGAACAGAAAAAGACAGAAGCAATTAAAGAGTTTGGACCCATTGACTATGATGAACCAGTTAAAACTGAAAACAAGACAATTGGACTTGGAACTAAG ATTGGAGTAGGAGTAGCTGTTCTGGTCTTTGGCTTGGTTTTTGCTCTTGGAGACTTTCTTCCTTCAGGAAG TGATGGTCCAACAGAAGAAGCTACAGTAGTCAATAAAAAGCTATCAGAAGAAGAGCAGAATACTCTTCGG GCTAGGTTGAAACAATATGAATTGACACTCAGCACTGCCCCTAAGGATTCAATTGCACTTGAA GGAGCTGCAGTAACATTGGCTGAATTAGGAGAATATACTCGGGCTGCCTCTCTGCTTCAGGACTTGGCAAAG GAGAAACCAGGCGATCCTGATGTTTTTCGTTTGCTTGGAGAAATTAAATATGAACTCAAAGATTATGATGGGAGTGCTGCTGCATATAGGATTTCTGCAGCG GTATCaaaaaatgttgattttgaagTTCTGCGTGGTCATGCTAATGCATTGCTTGCTGCTAAGAAACCAGATGAG GCTGTTCAAGTCCTCTTGGCTTCTCGTGCTAAGCTAAATTCTGGAAAATCAAGCAGTGTTGATATTAAGGTCGATGGGAATGGTATGGAAATTGAATCACAGGAGGTGGACCCTATTCAA GTTGACTTGCTTCTTGGGAAGGCTTATTCAGATTGGGGACATGTAAGTGATGCCGTGTCAGTTTATGATCAGCTTATTTCTAGTCACCCTGATGACTTCCGTGGTTACCTGGCAAAG GgaattatattaaaagaaaacggGAATGTTGGAGATGCAGAGAGGATGTTTATCCAG GCACGATTTTTTGCACCGGAGAAGGCCAAGGTGCTCGTTGATCGTTATGCAAGAAAGTGA